Genomic segment of Eretmochelys imbricata isolate rEreImb1 chromosome 11, rEreImb1.hap1, whole genome shotgun sequence:
ccccatcagtcCAGGCGCCCGTATGGCACCGGTCACCGTGGTATCTGAGTGCTCGGCAGGAGCACACAGGTCCCTCTAACCCTGAGCCTGCAGTTGGATCCACCTGCCTGCATCCAGTTGCAGGAGTGAGGACCCAGCTCATCTTTCTGGGACCAGGGCTGGGTGGTTTGTTCTCATCCTTCCCATCCCGTCTTCAGTTTCTGCCAGGGCACCAGCAGCTGAGCGAGAGGGTGCGGAAGCGCTTGTATTATGGCTGGGACAAAGACTGTAGCCTGGATAATCTCTCCAGCCCGGTGGCAGGTGAGTCCTGCCTGCGTCTGCAAGGACGTGTGCTGAGCCAGGGACTGGAACTAGCTCACGGGCTGAATGAACTCGGCCACCTGCTAAGGCTACGTCTACCCTTGAGCTGGTGCAGCACTTCAGCGCGGATGGGAGGGGGTCTCCCAGCGCTGTGCTTAACCCACCTCCCCGCGAGGCGGCGGCGAGGTCGGCGGGCGAATTCTTCGGTCACCGTAGCGCTGGCTGCGCCCGGGGGTAGGTCGGCGTAGGAACGTCCTCCAGAGGGGTGGATTggtcacagccctgagcgacggAGCTGGGTTGACCTCCCTTTTTGCTGccggggaaaggctctggcccCCTTTCCCTGGTGCTGCTGTGCGTTGCCCCCCATGCATGCGTACAGGGGTGTTTCTGCAGGAGCGGTGCCCAGCATGTCTCCCTTCTCATTATGATTTATTAGCTGTGTTATGGTAGAGCCTGGAGGCTAAGGCCCACTGTGCTGGGTCTCTGCCCTATCACTTACTTCTGTGCTCATGCCCCCTGGAATTGCCTCAGTGACCCAGCGGGGGTGGCATGGCACAAGGGACCCACCAAATTGTGTTTGATAACCAGGGTGTAAATTTCAGAGCTGTTTGGGCCATTCCCCACTGGGTTCTACCACTGCGACTGGGGAGCCCGTGTCTGTTTGTCCTTCTGCCAGCATCTCTGTAAGCACCTGACTACTGAGCGGGGTAACAGATGCTGAACTTGGTGATTGATTTCTGGCTGCCCAGCGTGAGACGCCCTCCCGGGGGCTGGTGTccgagggtgggtgctcagcactgcctGGCAGGTGTCTCAAGCCAGGCACCAAAAATCACTCTTGAAATCAAGGAAGGGAGTGCAGCCATTCCCCGCCGAGCTCCCCGCCGCTGGGCAGACGGGTGTTGCTCCTGGCTGGGCGCTGGCATTGGTTGTGCACTGGGAGGGAATAGATGGGGGTTGGGCGAGGGGGAAGGGTAgtagggctggggggcggggggattatTGCTGGTGTTACTCCCTGTGCCGCTCTGCCTCTGTCCTAGACATCGCCGTTGAGTTGCTCCAGAAAGccgctcccagccccatccgCAGGCTGCAGAAGAAATACGTTTGCCATGTGTCTCGGTAAGACGCGACCCCTCCTAGCCCGTTGTCTGCAGCCGGAGGCTACAGTGGAGCAGGCGGGGGCCTCTAGTCTGGCTCGATGCTTCGGTGTGGCTACCAGCTGCCTGGATGGGGAGCCTCTTGCCACAGAGCATCCCCACAAACCTGTGGAGTCGTGCTGGATTTCAGTGGCCCAGCACTGACCTTCTCTGGGCCTTTTCCCTTGTCTGCCCCTGTGATGCCCTCCTGGGCCGAGGGCTGGGGTCTGACCCAGGTCACTTTCTGACGGAGGTGCGCAGCCGGTCCCTGAGCTATCTGGCAGTGTACGCTGTGCCTGTCTGTCTGGTCTGTATTTCAGCCTGGGGTAGCTCAGCCAGGGCCGCTCCCCGGGGCCCGGTGCTCTCAGGTTCCTGTAGTGCCAACAGTGAGCAATGAGGCTTCGGGGTTTTACACCTtggcggggcagggagccagtTCTGTGCAGTTCTGTCCAGGCCCGTTCCTGTCTGTGCGAGGGATCGAAGGATTTCCTGTCGCAGGCGGAGCTACCCTgcctgggcctggctgggggcgAGTGGGCCCAGAGCCTTGCGGTCGGGCCGCTCTCCCCACTAGAGAAAGCCATGACCCTCGTGAACGCCGTAACGCTCGGGGCAGCTCCGCAGGCACAAGCTGGGCCTGTTAGCTCCCAACCAGCGCTCTGCCTGAGGAGCCGGACGCAGCTTCGCCAGCAGGAGGATCCGAGCCCCGTGGCATGGTCTgctgggggcagttaggggtgtgCCCACATGCACACAGACCCGCTGGCCTTGTTCTACCCAGCAGCAGGCAGTGGTGTGCCCTGCCCGTTACGTGGTGGGGATGGGAGCAGCCGGGCTGCCTCAGCGGTGGTGGGACGCTGTGCGTGCCGGGCCGCAGAGGGACCCTAAGTCCTGCTCTTGCCCCGTGGTCACAGGGAAGCCTGCATCTCGCCCTGCTCCATGATGCTGGCTCTGGTTTACATCGAGAGACTCCGGCACCGGAACCCCGAGTACCTACAGCAGATCTCCTCCTCGGACCTCTTCCTGATCTCCATGGTGAGTGGGGCccggggtgggctggggctgaggctgaggTGGGCTCTTCCCCGGGGGCTGGGCTGACGGGCGCTGTGCTCCTGGCTTTCAGATGGTTGCCAGCAAGTACCTGTATGacgaaggagaggaggaggaggtgttcAATGACGAATGGGGCGCAGCCGGCAAGGTGGGGGTGCAGACTGTTAACACGCTGGAGATGAACTTCCTGAGGGCCATTGTAAGTGGTGCTGATGTAATCACTGCAGCGCCTATATCCCGACCCCACTGGGGGGGCCCTCTATGCTGGGGCTGCACAGACATTTCCCCCCTCACACCCCCGAGAGCGATCGGGGCCCCGTTGTGcagggcgctgcacagacccagagtgagagaccgtccctgcccGTGGCGCTGTTGACTAGACCAGGCCGGACACGCTTGCTCggcgtctgtctgtctgggtgagagGCGCTGGGCAGAGGAGAAATGGTGCCTCGGGGCGCTGGGGTAGCTCGTAGTGGCTGAGAGCGACCCGGCTAACTAGCAGAGGGCTCTCCTGGGTCTGCTTGGGGCTCTGCCGGGGTGGGAGCTGCACAAGCTCCAGGCTGGGCCTAGCGCTCAGAGGGTCTGTTAGGCTTCCAGGAGGCGTCTGGCCTGGGCAGCCGTGCCAGGCCTGCTGAGGTGCTGCACTCGGTGGGGCGCTGGGGTGAAATCAGAGGCTGCGTGGAGAGGGATGAGCTGACGGAGGGGGAGAGGGCTTCCTGCCTGGGAGCTGCCAGCCCCGTTCCTAGGGTGCAGCGGGACTGCTTCCCTGGTGCTCCCTGTGCCAAGAGCCATGGGCTTGTCCTGCCTCTGGCCCGCAAAGATAAGAGGTGGAGGAATGTGTCTGCTGTGGGCCCCACCCTGCTGTGGGTCGCTCCGTCCCCAGTCAGCCTGGGCTGGGAACAGCCTGCTCCCTGCGCACACACTGTGCCCCCTAGTTCTGCTGCCCCTGATTGTTGcctgaccaccccccacccccggccaggAACCCCTGAGGCTGTTGTCCGTGCAGTGTGCAcagctggctggcagggggcgCTCCCCGCCTGCCCGAGAGTGCTGGTTCAAGCATCTCAAAGAGCgtcctgggcagcagggggtgcTAACCTGAGGCTGGTTGGGGGGTCGGGGGCTGGCGTGGAGAAGGGGAGATTTGCCTGGGGTGCAGGCTGGCAGCGATCCCACACCACGAGGGGGCCACGGGAgcgggcaggctgagaagcaccCCCGCCAGGCCAGGAAATGGGCCAAATGGACCTGGAATTCATCCTCAGATGGCCGCGCAGCCCCTCTTAACCCTGCTCAGTCcatgctgggggctggggaggcgcCTGGCCTGCTTAGGCTGCTACTGCCACCTTCCCGCCTGACCATTCATTCCCTtcctgcaggactggagcctctACACTGACCCCAAGGAGCTGTTTGAAGTGCTGAGCTGGCTGGAAGGATGGTAGGTttttggggcatggggttggggggcgggggcgtgttCATGGCAGGGGTCTGGCTCTGAGGCAGATAAGGCATTTCTGCCCTGCCATACCCGGATCCGCTGGGGTACATGTCGGCCAGCCCATGCCCTGGGCTCCTCCATCCCCCCCTTGCTGCATTCTGCGAACCCCTCCCACCGGCAGAAGCCGCCCCAGGAGCAGGCTGTCGGCTTGCCCAGGGAGCTCTAggctgggctggggtgaggcCTGCGCTAGTCACAGCTTGTCTGAGGTGGCCTGGATCACCCGGCAGCAGAATCCCTTtggtgtgggggggtctgtgtcCTCTTCCCCTGGTGGGGCTTTGAGGGGAGTCAACAtgccaggccccagggcagagagggggaaggCAGCTCCTCCTTGGCCTGAGCTCGCCCTGAGCAGAGCTGCACATGGTACCAGTACAGTTCGGCCGCCAGGGACCTGGGGCTCGTGAGCGGCACCCACGGGCAGAGGCTCTGCCAGGAGGTTGCCACCCATTCCCTGATGGCAGCTGCaggcccagcccagggcaggggagggtcTGTGCCCAGAGCACACATCTAACTGTGTTCCTTCCCCTCAGCGTGGCAAAGAGACAGGGCACCCAGCGTGGCTGGTTCACCTACACGGACCTGTGTGCCCTGCTGGAGCAGTCCCTCTGGCAGCATGCCCTGGGCCAGTTCTACCAGCAGGTGGTGAAGGTAAGAGCTGGCCAGGCCCCGGGGGCAGAAGTAGCCTTCCCGTAAGGGGGCACCATGGGAGGGGGAGAACCAGGAGGCCATGGGCCGGAGCCAGGAGCTGGCTATGGGGGATGTCCGTGAGTGCGCTGCCTCCTGCTCgaggggatgggagctgctttccagcagacaGGTTTTGAGCGgaacattttccatggaaaattccaatttttgtttttgagaaacCAAACTCCTGAAAACAGAAGTGTTTTACTTGGAACTGCTGCTGCAAAGCCTCCTGGGAGATGTAGCTCAGTGGCCTCTTCTGCTTCCAGGACTTCATTTCCCATGATTCATCACAGCCAGCGACTCCCATGATGCCCCACAGGCTCCACTCGtggtggtgcctcatgggaaatgtagtccggGAGGGGCAACCGATGGAGGGTATTTCGCACAAGGCAGTGCAGCAGCATTTCTGGGAGGAGATACGAGGCTTTTTGCCATAGTATTTTGGTTTATGAATTTTTGACAAAAAGGAGAAGCGGTTCCTGGGCAAACTTCGGTGAAAGTGACGATTGTTCCCTCTTCGTCGGccctctccccggctctggaccagGGCTGAGCCGGTTGTGCGTTGCTGCCTCTGGCAGGAGAGAGTCAGAGGTCAGCATGGGTCACTCCTGCTGGCTGGCGAGCtgtccttccccgccccccaccagctGCTGGTCAGAGCCTGGCGCAGCGGGCTGCAGCGGAGAGCCCTGGTTCCAGCCCTGACGTCATCTGCATGGCGTTAGCCAGCATCTGGTGTGGCCATGGCGGTTTTGCTCTGCCGAGGGGTACTGAACTCACGATGGGGGGCACTGGGGAAACTGTCTGTGTGGCTCCCCCCGGGCACGGGCGGGCATAAGGGGCACTGGGTGAccagtctctctccccacagctggcCTGCTTGCTGGGCGTGATGTACTTGACCGGCATTGCTGCAGTCTTCGCCTCCGTCACCGTGGTGCACCAGGTCGTGTATATGAGGAGCGCCGGCCCCGCTGCCCTCCGGCCTCTGCTGTTCCCCGTGGATGGTGGGCGCCCGCTGGGCTCTGGGGCACCCCTCGCCCCCTGTGTCACTCAGCTGCGGGATCCTGCCCTGGCGCTCCCtggccccccttccccctcctgctccgATAGCAGCTCCCTTTGCCCGGCGGAGAACGAGACGGTGGAGGAGCAGCGCCGCCCTGGTGGCGGGGTGACGGCGACGGCACTGTACCTGTGGGGCACTGTGCTGACGGCGCTGTCCTACACAGAGGCCCCAGGCTCTGCTCTGCAGACTGGTCCCCGGCAAGAGCCCCCTCTCGGCCCAAACTGCCTGAAACTCCACAGAGGGTGCAGCACCTGTGAGAGATCCAACCGCACGAGTCCCAGCAGCCCCTTCGCCCCGCTCGCCCCCTTTGGACTCGGCCTGGGCCCCGCTCGCCCGGTGCTCCGCTGCAGTGGCTGCTcggccagccccagctggggctggcacccgtccgcagcccccagcccccaggactGGCCCGaccccctggggctgaagcagtgCTCCTTGGAGGCAGCCATGAATTTGGGCAGAATCAAGACATTCATCTTCCCCAGCTAGGGCTGCGCAGTGACCCCCCATGTCCCAGCTCAGCCCCTAGAGAGCCCCTGgcctgtggggctgggagagccAGGCCCGCGCATTAGTTCCAAGCCAGCATTTGTACCCCGTGGGTTGGGCTTCTCTTCACCAGACCCTTCAGGCTTTACTGGGggagggcagctgtggggagggtcTGGCTGAtgcagggtggggtgtgtgtgcgtgcacctGGGTCTGGCATGGGGGCATGGCGGATGTGGGGGGCAGCAAGTCTGCTGGGAGATTAGGGTGCCCCAAAGCAGGGGTGCCAGTCACCTGCACCCCACTGGTGCCTCCCTGTGAAGCTGGGATCTCGGCCCCCAGCTGCATTGGGCAgcgtggagggtggggggagcaggggtgacACATGAGGCTCTGGGCCCTTGGGCTGCACAATGGAGGGTCCGGGGGAGCAACCCTGAGCAGACTGAGGGGGCAGGGGACTCTCTGAAGGGGCTGTAAGCTCCCAAGGGGAGTCAGGGGTGTGAGTGACGGGGCCTGACTGCTCGGAGTGGATCTGCTGGGCGTGGTGAGAAGGGGCTGGTTCTGCTGCCCATCCTCACCTGCCATGCCAGCTCTCGTCCTGCCCAGCACCAGCTCTTTTTATGTGGGATTTTAAACCTGCTTTTCACTCTTTTGTAGATGAAAATCTCTTCCAATAAAGGTAGCTCTGGCCGTGCGCCCGTCTCGGCCTTTCTCCCACCACCTCTCGTCCCAGTGGGTCCCAGGCCAGGGACGCTtcccccaccactgaaatgcagccccctctgaGCAGGGCAAGGCAGCTGGTTCATAGCCCCCCAGCAGTGCAGTATGGTGTGGGAAGAGGAGCCTGGTAAAGTGGGAAGGGAGGAATTgccccagctggcctgggcctgggcctaaCATCTCTGCCATGCAGCAAGGCAGAAACAGTCCTCCGCTCCATGCCCCACACCCCTGGAGGCTGCCCGAGACCTGGAACATGATTGCTCCTTATCTCCATGGCCCGGATGAAGGATCACCccctgtaacgatgctggttctgcttaaagcagggcagttacagcccagggctggggtttctatgcacagcaaggcaaaccaaaccagccagagaggactttggttttaccctagtggctaaccacaagtcacacaagcaactccagtttcccagtatccccaccagtgccactcggtatggggacagatggttatgaaaaccaacaccccagtaaaagaacaaaggttctctcgatcccaaaggaccaagccccagacccaggtcaatgtacAAGTCAgctcttacccacaaatcatgctgttaccaatcctttagcatctaaaatctaaaggtttattcataaaaggaaaaagatacagatgggagctagaattggtgaaatggaatcaatgacagacagtgatggccaagttcttggttcaggcttgtagcagggatggaataaacggcaggttcaaatccagtctctggagaacatccccagctgggatgggtccttcagtccttggttcaaagcttcagtttgtagccaagtccctccagaggtcggaagcaggactgaagacaagatggaggagctgcagcagctttgtaTAGTCTCTTGCcgtgtggtctctgctttctgtgtcccaaagacaagctgcccatcccatggcctggaaacacctctgAGTCCTGtccctaggcaggtccctgcacacctggctgagtccccaggcatgtctgtcttctctcagtgggtcagttgtgtcgctgatggtccctaatgggccatccagccggctaggcagagctgacaccaacttgtctggggtgtcccccagaagcagagcacaagtttgaaatacagacagtacagagccaatattcgtaacttcaactacaaaaatgatacccgCATACAGACAGCATCATCACAATCAGCCAACCATAACCTCGTctgagacacctcatttgaccccctttatataagatttggtgccactacaggaccttggttgcaaccatgttctatatggtcccagttcaagtcaataacatgACACCCCCAGCCCTCGTTCCAGGTgtgttctctccccagctgcctgcAACAGAACCAcgttccctccttcccccgcccccccggcttcacccctgccctggcttccccaggggagAGCAGGAGAAAACACGTGACAGATGAGTCACATCACCTAGCGCCCCAtggaggggctgcccccaccctggcacagcctgccagccccctgctgtccccctccttcctccaggtctggggcagcagggcagggcgaGCTGAGCGCCCCCCCAGGGCATCTGGGTGCGTTGCTTCTGGCCCCTGGAGAGGGACTGGTCCTGTTACGTGTCTCTCGT
This window contains:
- the CNPPD1 gene encoding protein CNPPD1 isoform X2 — its product is MDLDGLLLDEEGAFSLSGFQEFTFLPGHQQLSERVRKRLYYGWDKDCSLDNLSSPVADIAVELLQKAAPSPIRRLQKKYVCHVSREACISPCSMMLALVYIERLRHRNPEYLQQISSSDLFLISMMVASKYLYDEGEEEEVFNDEWGAAGKDWSLYTDPKELFEVLSWLEGCVAKRQGTQRGWFTYTDLCALLEQSLWQHALGQFYQQVVKLACLLGVMYLTGIAAVFASVTVVHQVVYMRSAGPAALRPLLFPVDGGRPLGSGAPLAPCVTQLRDPALALPGPPSPSCSDSSSLCPAENETVEEQRRPGGGVTATALYLWGTVLTALSYTEAPGSALQTGPRQEPPLGPNCLKLHRGCSTCERSNRTSPSSPFAPLAPFGLGLGPARPVLRCSGCSASPSWGWHPSAAPSPQDWPDPLGLKQCSLEAAMNLGRIKTFIFPS
- the CNPPD1 gene encoding protein CNPPD1 isoform X1, which produces MDLDGLLLDEEGAFSLSGFQEFTFLPGHQQLSERVRKRLYYGWDKDCSLDNLSSPVADIAVELLQKAAPSPIRRLQKKYVCHVSREACISPCSMMLALVYIERLRHRNPEYLQQISSSDLFLISMMVASKYLYDEGEEEEVFNDEWGAAGKVGVQTVNTLEMNFLRAIDWSLYTDPKELFEVLSWLEGCVAKRQGTQRGWFTYTDLCALLEQSLWQHALGQFYQQVVKLACLLGVMYLTGIAAVFASVTVVHQVVYMRSAGPAALRPLLFPVDGGRPLGSGAPLAPCVTQLRDPALALPGPPSPSCSDSSSLCPAENETVEEQRRPGGGVTATALYLWGTVLTALSYTEAPGSALQTGPRQEPPLGPNCLKLHRGCSTCERSNRTSPSSPFAPLAPFGLGLGPARPVLRCSGCSASPSWGWHPSAAPSPQDWPDPLGLKQCSLEAAMNLGRIKTFIFPS